A genomic window from Salvelinus alpinus chromosome 10, SLU_Salpinus.1, whole genome shotgun sequence includes:
- the LOC139532962 gene encoding interphotoreceptor matrix proteoglycan 2-like has translation MPGLTRSCVFWVVSAILLIGYFDTDASHGVAVDSGLVVKHVKSQDPSGISSQLESDEGLEALTHKTHKGKGAISRRKRNILFPSGVKLCSQETVDQAIENHLKYFHQRVCQETVWEAFKIFWDRLPERDEYQAWVNLCQDGTVSVMEIGSNFSRSEEHVSLVRARVVMTATPNR, from the exons ATGCCGGGGCTAACGAGGAGCTGTGTTTTTTGGGTTGTGTCTGCCATCCTTCTGATAGGATACTTTGACACAG ATGCTTCGCATGGGGTTGCTGTGGATAGTGGTTTGGTAGTGAAACACGTGAAATCTCAAGACCCCTCTGGGATTTCAAGCCAACTGGAGTCAGATGAAGGTCTGGAGGCTTTGACCCACAAGACACACAAAGGAAAGGGTGCTATTTCTAGAAGAAAGCGGAATATTCTTTTTCCCAGTGGAGTGAAGCTTTGTTCTCAAGAGACTGTAGACCAAGCGATAGAAAACCACCTGAAGTACTTTCACCAGCGAG TGTGTCAGGAGACGGTGTGGGAGGCGTTCAAGATCTTCTGGGACCGTCTACCTGAGAGAGATGAGTACCAGGCCTGGGTTAACTTATGTCAGGATGGAACTGTCAGCGTGATGGAGATTGGCAGCAACTTCAGCCGATCAGAGGAGCACGTCTCTCTTGTTAGGGCT AGAGTGGTGATGACTGCTACTCCGAATAGGTGA